In a genomic window of uncultured Flavobacterium sp.:
- a CDS encoding MFS transporter encodes MKNTNSLSQSHKILFLNTLAFTVCFACWTLNGVLVTFLVDNGIFHWSVVQVGWLLGIPILTGSIMRLPIGILTDKFGGKYVFSLLLLLCSIPLFLLPFADSFFMFALLSFLFGMVGTSFAVGIGYTSIWYPKEWQGRALGIFGMGNAGAAITTFLAPSLLNYFSIEDPQNGWKALPVIYATALVVIGIAFLIFTTNKKIENNTKTVSQMLQSLKCARVWRFGAYYFLVFGCFVAYSQWLLPNFMNVYQTSLVMGGLFATLFSLPSGVIRAFGGYLSDKFGARKVMYWVLSSSVVLSALLMIPKMEITTTGPGVLATKKGTITSVSNEKVKIGDTDFAVAQKKENENENAIFPTRTSWQQVVVAQNQTVKKKELLAKGITVIKFDANMWVFLILVILIGISWGIGKAAVYKHIPEYFPTEVGVVGGMVGMIGGLGGFFGPIIFGYLLTATGIWSSSWIFILLLSAICLIW; translated from the coding sequence ATGAAAAATACAAACTCACTTTCGCAATCACATAAAATTTTATTTTTGAACACATTGGCATTTACAGTGTGTTTCGCCTGTTGGACATTAAACGGAGTTCTCGTAACTTTTTTAGTCGATAATGGAATTTTTCATTGGAGCGTAGTTCAAGTTGGCTGGCTTCTTGGAATTCCAATCTTAACGGGATCAATCATGCGTTTACCAATTGGTATTCTTACGGATAAATTTGGCGGAAAATATGTCTTTTCTCTTTTGCTTCTACTCTGCTCAATTCCGCTATTTTTATTGCCTTTCGCCGATAGCTTTTTTATGTTTGCTTTACTAAGCTTTTTGTTCGGAATGGTTGGAACCAGTTTTGCTGTCGGAATTGGATATACTTCAATTTGGTATCCAAAAGAATGGCAGGGACGCGCTTTAGGTATTTTCGGAATGGGAAATGCCGGAGCTGCAATCACCACTTTTTTAGCACCATCTTTATTGAATTATTTTTCAATAGAAGATCCACAAAACGGTTGGAAAGCACTTCCGGTTATTTACGCCACAGCTTTGGTTGTAATTGGTATTGCCTTTTTAATTTTCACTACAAATAAAAAAATAGAAAACAACACCAAAACTGTTTCACAAATGCTTCAATCTCTTAAATGTGCCAGAGTTTGGCGTTTTGGAGCCTATTACTTTTTAGTATTCGGATGTTTTGTTGCCTATTCACAATGGTTATTGCCTAATTTCATGAATGTTTATCAAACAAGCTTGGTTATGGGCGGATTATTTGCTACTCTTTTTAGTTTGCCGTCTGGTGTTATCAGAGCTTTTGGAGGTTATTTATCTGATAAATTTGGTGCCCGAAAAGTAATGTACTGGGTTTTAAGTTCTTCGGTTGTTTTGAGCGCCTTATTAATGATCCCAAAAATGGAAATTACCACGACAGGTCCTGGAGTTTTGGCCACTAAAAAAGGAACTATCACTTCGGTTTCAAATGAAAAAGTTAAAATTGGAGATACTGATTTTGCAGTTGCTCAGAAAAAAGAAAACGAAAATGAAAATGCTATTTTTCCAACCAGAACTTCTTGGCAACAAGTTGTTGTAGCACAAAATCAAACAGTAAAGAAAAAAGAGCTTTTAGCAAAAGGAATTACTGTAATTAAGTTTGATGCTAATATGTGGGTTTTCCTGATTTTAGTGATTTTAATTGGAATTTCTTGGGGAATTGGGAAAGCTGCAGTATACAAACATATTCCGGAATATTTCCCGACAGAAGTTGGTGTTGTTGGCGGAATGGTGGGAATGATTGGTGGTTTGGGTGGCTTTTTTGGACCAATTATCTTTGGATATTTATTAACAGCCACAGGAATCTGGTCAAGTTCATGGATTTTCATTTTATTACTTTCAGCAATTTGTTTAATTTGGAT